The region TCGTGGGGGCGGAAGAGGTGGGCGATCTCCGCCTCGGTGAGCAGGTCGGGATTCCATCCGCGCGAAAGCCAGCCGGCCCAGGCCTCCAGCGGGCACATGTGGCGGCGCAACCCGGTGGCGGGATCGGTGATCCGGGGCAGGGCGCTGTGCGGGCGGCGGTTGTACGCATCGACGGCTTCGGCCTGGGCGAACTGCAGGAACTCGGGCCAGGGGATCAGCAGCTCGGATGTGAGCTCCCTTTCCTCTTTTTTGGCCTGGCGCACTTCTTTCTGCAGCTTCAGGTAGACGCGGCGCTGCACCAGGCTGTCCATGTCCTTGCCGGTGTAGGTCTCGAGCTTCTTCGCGGCGGGGATCCAGAGCGACTTGTTGAGGTTTTCCACCAGCCCGCGCCCCTGGGGGTTGCCGGGGCGGCCGCTCTCGAAGCGGATGCCGAGGCGGGGGAAGAGGCCGGCGACCTCGTCGATATTGACCTTGGCCATGTTGCCGGCGCCCTTGTCGGCGTAGACGAAGAGCGGCAGGCCGCCGACGGGCTTTTCCGCGTCGACGGTGCAGGCGTGGCGGATGGCGTCGGCGACCGTCATGGAGCTTTCGGCCAGCCCCGCCGACCAGCCCACCACCACCTTGGTCACGCAGCAGATCACCGCGCAGACCTCGGGATGGAAGGGCCTGCCGTGGGCCGGGTGGGCCACGTAGGCCTTGAAGGAGTGGCCGTCGATCTGAACGATATCGAGGGGCTGGAATTCGCTGACGTCGCGCTGGCGGTACATGCGCTGGCCGCGCAGCTCGCTGCCGGATTTGCGGCCGCGCTGCACGTCGAGGCGGGAGTATTTTTGCAGGAAGCGGCGCACCTGCCCTTCGGTGGGGATCTCGGCGCCGGGGGCGGCGACCCTGGCCATGCGGCTGAGAGCGTCGGCGACGCTGATCTTTTGCGGCACCTGATACTGCATGAGGAAGGCCGGAGCCCAGGGGGGAAGGGTGTTTTTCTCCATCGCGGCCGGGGCCAGCACGGCGTAGTTGCCGCCGGAGGCCTTGTAATCGCTCCACCATCGCATGAGAGTGCGGCGAGAGAGGGCTCGCTTGCCGTCCTTGCCGCCGCTCTTGGCGTTGGCGACGGCGACCAGGGCCTGCAGATCCTCGGGCAGCTCGCCGGCGGCGCTTTTCTCGACCAGGGCGTCGACGGTTTTGGTGAGGCCGACGGTGCAGTCGCCGCGTTCGAGGAGGCGGATGAAGGCGAGCCGGGCATCCATGCGGCGGGACTGCCACGATTTGAGGCTGCCCAGGTCGGGAACGTCGATGACGGCGGGGAGCCCGGCCTCTTCGCGCACGGCGGGGAGCAGCTCGAT is a window of Desulfuromonas sp. TF DNA encoding:
- a CDS encoding Mu transposase C-terminal domain-containing protein → MQVDGPKTHCTAEELAGLPGMPGTARRVRSKADRENWPFRKRPGRGGGREYAVSALPRATREHLADQLIQSLPEKACGLSASPKASADKPAETVDIELLPAVREEAGLPAVIDVPDLGSLKSWQSRRMDARLAFIRLLERGDCTVGLTKTVDALVEKSAAGELPEDLQALVAVANAKSGGKDGKRALSRRTLMRWWSDYKASGGNYAVLAPAAMEKNTLPPWAPAFLMQYQVPQKISVADALSRMARVAAPGAEIPTEGQVRRFLQKYSRLDVQRGRKSGSELRGQRMYRQRDVSEFQPLDIVQIDGHSFKAYVAHPAHGRPFHPEVCAVICCVTKVVVGWSAGLAESSMTVADAIRHACTVDAEKPVGGLPLFVYADKGAGNMAKVNIDEVAGLFPRLGIRFESGRPGNPQGRGLVENLNKSLWIPAAKKLETYTGKDMDSLVQRRVYLKLQKEVRQAKKEERELTSELLIPWPEFLQFAQAEAVDAYNRRPHSALPRITDPATGLRRHMCPLEAWAGWLSRGWNPDLLTEAEIAHLFRPHEMVKCTRGMVRLWKNVYSDPALEHYHGMQVMVGYDIHDPARVSVRDEEGRLIVIARRDANKSAFFPVSKVEQAREERYQNRKRTAEQRMEEIELERRGGPIEIQAAPECIEIEAELALRSDKIIARLEKKRTFANAWERYLDICDREEKGEASEYELKWKADYDIFTSTRRRVGLFKEDEFCLKEEKENRAKGGE